A region of Deinococcus rubellus DNA encodes the following proteins:
- a CDS encoding AAA family ATPase — protein sequence MTLYFSLSGLWPGQESQPGQARPSEAQRSNIRPPNAQPLSTLPLIVLVGVTGVGKSTALAALGAERLRILPDRREVTDAVMIGPLAGKSVTDRQERFALTARYREAHPGGMAQALGGLWAAPEAGERLVFDGLRGLDEVQYAAEQFAGWRFVNLHAPDVLRVRRLLGRNDSFDQVSAAGGGDLARELAALSGAAQVFAPAELAELAALESAGHSPADILAKTKIVLTEKLNYDPAAARTFLLTLPPERVLGLDTAALPPEEVARRIRGWL from the coding sequence ATGACGCTTTATTTTTCTCTGTCCGGTCTCTGGCCCGGTCAGGAATCGCAGCCGGGTCAGGCCCGCCCATCAGAGGCCCAGCGATCAAATATCCGGCCGCCGAATGCTCAGCCACTCTCCACCCTGCCGCTGATCGTGCTGGTCGGTGTGACGGGCGTGGGCAAGAGCACCGCCCTGGCCGCCCTGGGTGCCGAACGCCTGCGGATTTTGCCGGACCGCCGCGAGGTGACGGACGCCGTGATGATCGGGCCGCTGGCAGGGAAGTCCGTGACCGACCGTCAGGAGCGTTTCGCCCTCACCGCCCGCTACCGCGAGGCCCACCCTGGCGGTATGGCACAGGCGCTCGGCGGGCTGTGGGCCGCGCCCGAAGCGGGTGAGCGCCTGGTCTTTGACGGGCTGCGCGGTCTCGATGAGGTGCAGTATGCCGCCGAGCAGTTTGCCGGGTGGAGATTTGTCAACCTGCACGCGCCCGATGTGCTGCGGGTGCGCCGACTGCTGGGCCGGAACGACAGCTTCGATCAGGTGAGTGCTGCGGGCGGCGGCGACTTGGCCCGTGAGCTGGCGGCCCTTTCCGGCGCGGCGCAGGTCTTTGCGCCTGCCGAGCTCGCCGAACTCGCCGCCCTGGAGTCAGCAGGCCACTCGCCCGCCGACATTCTCGCCAAAACTAAAATTGTGCTGACTGAGAAGCTGAACTACGACCCTGCCGCTGCCCGCACCTTCCTGCTGACCCTACCGCCCGAACGGGTGCTGGGTCTCGACACCGCTGCCCTGCCGCCGGAAGAAGTGGCCCGGCGCATTCGGGGCTGGTTGTGA
- a CDS encoding PRC-barrel domain-containing protein — translation MIKGKDMIGRTVVAISSGSNIDKVHDLVFDHDANQVLALLVDEGGWFRSAKVVPFEAVRSIGEDAVMIADEGDVVSARDDSRIADLLDTKVGLIGLQLLTTDGRELGRIADVYFEEVSGKVVGYEATGGLFSDLSSGRTFVPAPESISIGDNAAIVPVSVAQAMEEQEAGGFQGALNRAGDNISQNYENLATATKSRQKEYVIGKVTGSDVTTQDGVVLVPRGETITAEQADTAEEQGLLGSLVAAATGGSMQAAYSSAATGVQSRVDDLSSASQDRQAEYVVGKAAGSDVMTEDGVILVAKGSIITAEQAASAREHSLLGQLTAAATSGSVQTLYASASSSVQSRVEDLSSASRERQVEYVLGKVAGSDVHGDDDTVIVLKGQMITPLAVQSAEEKHALGRLVASAASGNVQSGVERLSGGPSVSTATDMPAATPAVSALGRRVRSDVYGPNRTLIAAQGQIVTQGVLERARILDREADLLAATGAGQPVTEGSGPSTSDQLSAGLSNVSAGASNLFDRAKQWLGEKRDDAGEAVDQRQQEAQKQKERDAVGRPVNRVILDPADNIILNIGEIITHKAVAAAREADVLDMLLDSVSKETVSINPLDVRPHETGTAALEAVNEADLHKPDTKSQP, via the coding sequence ATGATTAAAGGGAAAGACATGATCGGGCGCACGGTGGTCGCCATCAGCAGCGGCTCGAATATCGACAAGGTCCACGACCTGGTGTTCGACCACGACGCCAATCAGGTGCTGGCCCTGCTGGTCGACGAGGGCGGCTGGTTTCGCTCAGCCAAAGTGGTGCCGTTCGAGGCGGTTCGCAGCATCGGCGAGGACGCCGTGATGATCGCCGACGAGGGCGACGTGGTGAGTGCGCGCGACGACTCGCGCATCGCCGACCTGCTCGATACCAAGGTGGGCCTCATCGGCCTGCAACTGCTGACCACCGATGGCCGCGAACTCGGCAGGATCGCCGACGTGTACTTCGAGGAAGTCAGCGGCAAGGTGGTGGGCTACGAGGCCACTGGTGGGCTGTTCTCCGATCTGTCGAGTGGGCGCACCTTCGTGCCCGCACCCGAGAGCATCAGCATCGGCGACAACGCTGCCATCGTACCGGTGTCGGTGGCGCAGGCGATGGAGGAGCAGGAAGCGGGCGGCTTTCAGGGCGCGCTCAACCGGGCGGGCGACAACATCAGCCAGAACTACGAGAACCTGGCGACGGCCACCAAGTCGCGTCAGAAGGAATACGTAATCGGCAAGGTAACGGGCAGCGACGTGACCACCCAGGACGGCGTGGTGCTGGTGCCCAGGGGCGAGACCATCACCGCCGAGCAGGCCGACACTGCCGAGGAACAGGGCCTGCTCGGTTCGCTGGTCGCGGCGGCCACCGGCGGCAGCATGCAGGCGGCCTACAGCAGCGCGGCGACGGGCGTGCAGAGCCGGGTGGACGACCTGAGCAGCGCCTCGCAGGACCGTCAGGCCGAGTACGTGGTCGGCAAGGCAGCGGGCAGCGACGTGATGACCGAGGACGGCGTGATTCTGGTGGCGAAGGGCAGCATCATCACCGCCGAGCAGGCCGCCAGTGCCCGCGAACACAGCTTGCTGGGCCAGCTCACGGCGGCTGCCACCAGCGGCAGCGTGCAGACCCTCTACGCCAGCGCCTCGTCGAGCGTGCAGAGCCGGGTCGAGGACCTCAGCAGCGCCAGCCGCGAGCGTCAGGTCGAGTACGTGCTGGGCAAGGTGGCGGGCAGCGACGTACACGGCGACGACGACACCGTGATCGTTCTCAAGGGTCAAATGATCACCCCGCTGGCGGTGCAGAGCGCCGAGGAGAAGCACGCCCTGGGCCGTCTGGTGGCCTCGGCAGCGTCGGGCAACGTGCAGAGCGGCGTCGAGCGCCTGAGTGGCGGCCCGTCCGTCAGCACGGCCACCGACATGCCAGCCGCCACACCTGCCGTCAGCGCCCTGGGCCGCCGGGTTCGCAGCGACGTGTACGGCCCCAACCGCACCCTGATCGCCGCCCAGGGCCAGATCGTGACCCAGGGCGTGCTGGAGCGTGCCCGCATTCTGGACCGTGAAGCTGATCTGCTGGCCGCCACCGGGGCCGGGCAGCCGGTGACCGAGGGCAGCGGCCCGTCCACCAGCGATCAGCTCTCGGCGGGGCTGAGCAACGTCAGCGCCGGGGCCAGCAATTTGTTCGACCGGGCCAAGCAGTGGCTCGGCGAGAAGCGCGACGACGCCGGGGAAGCCGTCGATCAGCGTCAGCAGGAAGCGCAGAAGCAAAAAGAGCGTGACGCGGTTGGCCGCCCAGTCAACCGGGTCATCCTCGACCCCGCCGACAACATCATTCTCAACATCGGCGAGATCATCACCCATAAGGCGGTGGCTGCTGCCCGAGAGGCCGACGTGCTGGACATGCTGCTCGACTCGGTGAGCAAGGAAACCGTCAGCATCAACCCGCTCGACGTGCGTCCCCACGAGACCGGCACCGCCGCGCTGGAAGCCGTGAACGAGGCCGATCTGCACAAGCCCGACACCAAGTCGCAGCCTTAA